AAACGTCCAGATATGATCTTTATCGGTTTCAGCGAGGTAGAGACAATCATGCTCGGCTAAATCGGTGGGGTGAATCGGTGTACCCCGTTGTGCCAAATATTCAGGGCTGGCACACAACACCAAATTGGTTTTGCATAGCTCGCGCAGCACTAAGTTTTCATCCGGCTTATCTGTTAGGCGAAAGGCGACATCAATATTGTATTTGAAGAGATCAATGTCACCATCGGCGGCTCGCAACTTGAGCTGAATATGCGGATATTGAGCGAGGAAGGGCACCACAAACGGCTGCAATACGGAGTTTAAAAACGCCTCTGGCGCAGCAACCGTCAGTGCGCCAGCAGGTTCGGCATGTTCCGAACTGGAGATTTCGATCGCTTGCTGCGCCGCATTGACCATTAGTAGGCTTTGGTCATACACCTTTTGCCCTGCTTGGGTGATGATGAGTTTGCGCGTCGTGCGTTCAAACAGTTTGACTGACAAGGCTTGCTCAAGGCGAGTAATCAGCTTACTGAGCGCGGAAGGTGTTACGCCAAGTTTGCTGGCCGCAGCGGTAAAACTGCCTTCATTGACCACCACAATAAAAGTGGCGAGGTCGGGTAGTAGGGCAATCAATTTGGGAAGTAACATAAGTGTCGATGAGTCGGCCAACAAGTGGCGTCACTGTCGCAGAATCATCGGGTAAATGCAATTTGGTGAAACTAAAGTGAGGGGTTGTCGGGCAAGAACAGTATCCCGCCTAGATCTAGATATAGGCGGGACAAGGTACGCATCCCTTATGCGTTCAGCGCTTGTTCTAAGTCGGCCAGAATGTCATCGATGTGTTCAATCCCGACTGAAAGGCGGATCATCTCCGGTTTCACGCCCGCTTTGAATTGCTCCTCTTCACTCATTTGACGGTGAGTGGTGGACGCAGGGTGGCAAGCGAGCGATTTGGCATCCCCGATATTGACCAAGCGTTTGAAGATTTGCAGCGCATCGTAAAAACGCACGCCTGCTTCATAACCGTCTTTCAAACCAAAGGACAAAATCGCCGAAGGTTTACCGCCCATGTATTTTTGCGCCAGCGCGTAATACGGCGAGTCTTCCAATCCGGCATAGCTCACCCAACTGACTTTGGGATGCTGCTTGAGGTACTGCGCGACTTTCAGCGCGTTTTCGGTGTGGCGCTCCATACGTAGTGGCAGCGTTTCCAAACCTTGCAGGATCATGAAGGCGTTCATGGGTGAGAGGGCAGAGCCAGTATTGCGCAGTGGCACAGTACGCGCACGGCCAATAAAGGCAGCATCGCCAAAGGCTTCGGTGTACACCACGCCGTGATAAGACGGTTCTGGTTGATTAAATACCGGGAAGCGGTCTTTGTGTTGCGCCCACGGGAACTTACCTGAATCGACAATCACGCCGCCCAAAGTGGTGCCGTGTCCGCCACAATATTTGGTCAGCGAGTGGACGACGATGTCCGCACCAAAGTGAATGGGTTTGCACAATGCAGGGCTAGCGACCGTGTTATCGACCATCATGGGCACACCTTTGGCGTGAGCTAAATCTGCGAGGCGTTGTAAATCAATGATGTTACCCGCCGGGTTGCCAATGCTTTCGCAGTACACCGCTTTGGTCTTGTCATCGATAAGCTCAATCAAGCTCTCTGGGCGATCATCCTTGGCGAAGCGCACTTCAATCCCTTGGCTTGGCAACATATGCGCAAACAGGGTGTAGGTGCCGCCATACAGTTGCGGGGTGGAAACAATGTTATCGCCCGCTTGCGCCAACGTCAGAATCGCGTAGTTGATAGCTGCACTGCCCGCACTCACTACCAACGCGCCAATTCCGCCTTCGAGGGCGGCCATGCGCTTTTCCAACACATCATTGGTCGGGTTCATGATCCGCGTATAAATGTTGCCCGGTACGGCCAAGTTGAACAGGTCTGCGCCGTGTTGTGCGTTATCAAATTCGTAAGCGACCGTTTGGTAAATCGGAGTTGCCACCGATTTGGTGGTCGGGTCGGTGGTGTAACCAAAATGGATAGCAAGAGTTTCGTCTTTCATAGTCCGTCCTTTGACTGGATTGTTAATAAGCCATCTTTGAAGTTTCATGCTCATAAATCAAGCGTTCGCGATTCAACACGAGATGCATGACACAGCGAATCCTCGATAAGATTGGCTAGAAAGTGTATCTGTGCCTGAGATTCACGAATGCTTTTCCGTTACCGCAGATAATCGCTTGCGTGAGCTTGGATTACACTAAGGGAAAGGTTTTTACAGTGTAAATATACCCTTGCGACTTGAAGCATTGCCGCTAAGTATCTTAGGTATAGATCCTGTTACCCACAAAACAAAAACAAGAAGGAACACGCAATGTCTTCTGCTTTTTATCAGCAAATCCGAACTCAGCTTGGGGAAGTGAAAGCTGAAGGGCTTTATAAATCCGAACGTGTGATCACCTCGCAGCAACAAGCGGCGGTCGAGATTTCTACGGGTGAAGAAGTTCTGAACTTCTGCGCCAATAATTACCTTGGCTTAGCCAATCACCCTGCGCTGATTGAAGCGGCGAAAGATGGGATGGACAGCCACGGCTTTGGTATGGCTTCGGTGCGTTTCATCTGTGGTACGCAAGATATCCATAAACAGCTGGAACAGAAACTCTCTCAATTCTTAGGTAAAGAAGACACCATTCTTTACACCTCATGCTTTGATGCTAACGCAGGTTTGTTTGAAACCCTGCTCGATAAAGAAGATGCGATCATCTCTGATGCGCTAAACCACGCTTCAATCATTGATGGTGTGCGCCTGTGTAAAGCGATGCGTTTCCGTTACTCGAACAACAACATGCAAGAGCTAGAAGAGCAACTTATCGCGGCAGATGCTGCCGGCGCTCGTCATAAGCTCATCGTCACGGATGGCGTGTTCTCAATGGATGGCGTAGTGGCTAACTTGCCTGCAATCTGTGACTTGGCGGATAAATACAACGCCTTAGTGATGGTGGATGATTCTCACGCGGTGGGCTTCATGGGCGCGAATAGTCGTGGCACACACGAATACCACGATGTGATTGACCGCATCGACATCATCACCGGTACGCTAGGCAAAGCCATGGGCGGCGCATCCGGCGGTTACACTTCCGGTAAGAAAGAGGTGATTGATTGGCTGCGTCAACGTTCACGTCCATACCTATTCTCTAACTCGGTTGCACCTTCGATTGTTGCGGCGTCACTGCGTGTGTTGGATCTGCTGCAAGAGAGTGGCGATCTGCGTGAGCGCCTATGGGAAAACGCAGCGCACTTTCGTACTCGTATGGAAGCGGCGGGTTTCACCATGGGTGGCGCTGATCACGCCATCATTCCCATCATGCTAGGCGATGCCAAAGTGGCTGCAGAATTTGCGGAACGCGCACTGGCCAAAGGCATTTACGTTATTGGTTTCTCATTCCCGGTTGTACCAAAGGGACAAGCGCGCATTCGTACGCAAATGTCAGCCGCACACAGCCGTGAACAACTGGACAAAGCCATCGACGCCTTCATTGAAGTCGGTCGTGATATGGGACTCATTTAATTATGAAAATCAAAGCACTTTCAAAACTGAAACCAGAGCAGGGCATCTGGATGAACGAAGTGGACATGCCTGAGCTTGGCCACAACGACCTGCTGATCAAAATTAAGAAAACTGCCATTTGTGGCACTGACGTACACATTTATAACTGGGATGAGTGGTCACAAAAAACCATTCCAGTACCTATGGTGGTTGGCCACGAATACGTGGGTGAAGTGGTTGGCATTGGCCAAGAAGTGCGTGGCTTCCAAATTGGTGATCGCGTTTCTGGTGAAGGTCACATCACTTGTGGTCACTGTCGTAACTGCCGTGGCGGCCGTACGCATCTGTGTCGCAACACCATTGGTGTGGGCGTAAACCGCACTGGTTGTTTCTCTGAATATTTGGTGATCCCTGCGTTTAACGCATTCAAGATTCCAGATGGTATTTCAGATGATCTGGCGTCTATTTTTGACCCATTTGGTAACGCAGTGCATACCGCGCTTTCTTTCGACTTAGTAGGTGAAGATGTGTTGATCACCGGTGCTGGCCCCATCGGCATTATGGCAGCTGCTGTTGCGAAACACGTTGGTGCGCGCCATGTGGTGATCACCGATGTGAACGAATACCGCCTTGATTTAGCACGTAAAATGGGTGTAACTCGCGCTGTGAACGTTGCGGAACAAAACCTAGAAGAGGTGATGAAAGAGCTCGGCATGACCGAAGGCTTTGATGTGGGCTTAGAGATGTCTGGCGTACCAAGTGCGTTCAGTGCCATGCTGAAAACCATGAACTACGGTGGCCGCATCGCTCTGTTAGGTATTCCACCGTCATCCATGGCGATTGATTGGAACCAAGTGATCTTCAAAGGCCTTGTTATTAAAGGGATTTATGGAAGGGAAATGTTCGAAACTTGGTATAAGATGGCGAGCCTCATTCAATCGGGTCTCGATATCAGCCCAATTATCACTCACCATTTCAAAGTGGATGACTTCCAAAAAGGCTTCGACATCATGCGCAGCGGGGCTTCCGGCAAAGTTATCCTCGATTGGCAGTAACCGAAAATCTCCCCACAGAGCGCTCCGTAAGGGGCGCTTTGTTTTTGGCTAATACTGTTTTTATAAACAGTAAAGTGGAAAATACGACCGAATCTAGCCTTTCAAAAAGCCCCAATTTAGCCCTAATTTACCTCGATACAGATCCCTAAAAAGTAAGATTTAGCCCTAAAGCTCATGGTCCTATTTTGGATAGCTGATCGCTTCGAAGGGTAGAGCGAAATGTTGCTCTTACAAAAGACCCAAAGTGTTCCTACTAAATCGTTTTTGGACAAAAACGCGTTAGGTCGCCTGCTGTGTCAGGTGAATTTCGGGTAAATATTTCTATGGGATATACCCATTCAGAGGCTTTTAATCGTTGGTGTATATTCCTGCGATCCCTTACCAAATGTCCGATGGAACGTTACCAGTCTTCCGCTAACGATTTACCCATCGAAATATCAATCTGAATCGCTCCGAATTCAGTCCTGAGCAGTTCATCCAATTGAATTTGGCACCAAACGACTATTTTTACTAGACGGTAAACTACTTGTTAAATATTGCTTCGATTTGAATAAATTTTTCCAATTCAAATTGGTCAAGCTTTTTAAGATCAGACTCATTCTCGCCGTCTTCGTAATAGTCTAGTAACTTAGGAGGAACGCCATAATCACTTGCTAGCCGTCCTTTTTCAGTTGTTGCATTGTATTCAAGCTTGAGTAATAGGCGCTCTATCCCCGCAACTTCTTCTATATCAAAATTATTATTTGATGAAATGGCATATTTATACATAAGGTTGAATACACCAAGATACTTAACTAACTGGATTTCAGAGTACTGAAAATAAAATCAGATGACTCTCTAATGGCTTCATCTATAGTATAAGGACGTTCACCTTTTTTAGTCTGCTTCGTTTTGTTTTCCACAATATATTGAACAGAGCCATGAAATCCACTTTTTAAGTATGAATTAAGCATAAACACTATGACTGAATACTGCCTATCAGCATTTTTACCTTTTGCTGCTGCTTTATAATCAATTAATCGCTGTAATTTATCGCTTGTCACAATAGGTCTGAATGAATTAAGCACAACCTGAAAACCATCAAAATCTAGAAACATTTGACTGTTTATTGCTTTGATTAGTTTACGTATTGTCTGATGATGCATTGGCGAGAATTTAATAATGTTGTCATAAACTACTATTTTATGGCTGTGTGAAATAACCTTGTACATGGCCATAATTTCATCTGGAATAGCTCTTTTTTGTTGCTCCATTAAAATACTTCGTTTCCGTTCAATATCTTCTCTACTTAGGAAAGCTTCATCAGTAATAAAATAATCTATTTCGTCTTTTTCAACCTCTGCGTCATAATTCTTGTGTTTAATTACATCATCATTTCCGTCTTAAATATCCTTAAATTTTTTATCTAAAACAATCACCCTCCCACTAAAATGATGTAAAAAACGACCTGCTCTACCTGCAATATTCTTAGCATCAAATGTTTTAAGTGGTTTATTTCCCTTGCGGGAGTTTGTTACAATTAAGTTTTTAGCTGAAGTATTTACACCTTCGGTAATTGTTGTCGTAGAAACTAATAAATCCAAGTCACCTTGATTGAAAAAATTTATTATTTCTTTTTGGATATATTTAGGAACTAAGCCATGATGAATACCAACTCGGTTTTCCAATGCTTCAATAATCACCCATGAATCACTAAATGAAAATTCCGATTTTAAATGGTTAATAAATTTTACGAGTAAATCTGATTTGTCATTGTCATTATTGACATGTGCAAGAATAGATTTCTTAACGTAACCTTCAGCGGTCCCTGCACCTCTGGTATAAACAATGGCATTTTCATTAATGTTAAGTATCTCTTGATAAACCTTGCTAATTTTTAAGCCAATGTTCTTACCCCATCCATAGAGATCGATAGATAACTGGCTGTCAATTTCATTATTTCGACCATGAAGAACATTAATGCTTTTATTGACTATTTCATAATTGTTGTAGTCAATTATCTGGAAGGAATTGTTATTGAGAAAAGTATTAAAAGATTGATTAACTGTAACGCTAGTTTTGTCAGGGAATTTTATATACGGTCCAACGAGTAAGATATCAGGTGTTTTTGACAAAATATTTTGCAACGCAACTCGGTAAGCAGTATCTCTCTCATTTTCCTTATTTGATGTATCAATTAGATATTCATTATCAATTTTGTATATTTCATCAACAAAAACAAAATCCATCTTTATATCTGGGTATTTATCAACAAAAGATAAGTATCGTTCAGGAGTATAGATAAAGATGTTTTTATTATCATCATCAAGATCATCAACATCACTTAAAGTGTGGATATTAAACTCATCATAAAAAAAACGATAACTGTCATTGGTAAATAGCCTTTCATAATTTTCTGATAGAAGAGCTATCGTAGGGAAAATTAATGCAACATTTTTGTACTCTAACTTTTTGATTATTTCGTAAATTAAAAAAGTTTTACCAAAGGATGTTGTTGCTGAAAGGAAATACCTATTATTACAATCTTTGTTAAATAGATTAATAACCTGCTTCTGATATTTATGTAATTTCACTTTCTCATCGACATATAATGTACTTTCATAAATACTCGACGATAATGTATTTAGATCAAAATCATTTATTCTGTCCTCATGACCAAACTTACCTACCATTAAGTCATAATAATGAGGGATTCCACACATATTTGATATGTACTTCAAAAATTTCAGGTCTGATTTTGTCAAATTCTGTTTTTTTATACAGTCAAAATAACCACAAATAGCTTTTATAAAACTTGGTTCATCCATTGTACCTAATTGATACTCGTTTACCGATTTTATGATAAAAGAGGCTTCTTTGAATCTATCCACGCTATCACTTCCTCTTTAATATTTTTAACATTCCCGACTGGCATAAGCATAAAAAACAGTTCGTAATCAATAGATAAACTATATGATTTTTTAGAAAACTTATCGTTTATATATTTAACTGTCTTTTTTATTTGACTTTCCAAATCAGAACAATCAGATGGGTAAATTAAAAAAACAGGGTATACTAGTTTCATTTTGTATTTTTTAACTTCATCAATAATATTTATTGTTGGGTTTTTGACCCAAGAATCTATTACTGACTCTAATTTACTGCCTTTTACCCCAAGGTTATTTCTATGGTTGACGATTGCTAAAATATTATCTTCCAAATATCCATCTGAAAATGCTTTCTCTAGCCCCTCTATCGCTGACTTTGCTCCACTGTCTAGCGTAGTTCTAAATTTAACCTCACCAAACCATAGCTCTATTTTTTCTTCACCTTCAATTAAGTGATACGAGTCATAGCCTTTTGTTTCAGAATTCTCTAATGGGTTATAAAAATAACCTCTTGAAATTAAAGGTGAAGAATTGTAAAACTGACATAACATCAAGTAAAGTAATACTTCACCATAGAATCCATACTTTATTTTTGTTTCTTGCGTCTGATATTCTTTATATTTTATCTTGGTTTTCAAAGCGACACTTAATAAAGAGTCTAATTCACAATCCTGTAAATCGAATTCATTAAAGGAGTATTCAATGATTGAATTGTATATAATCTCTGAAAGCGCGTTGTCAGATGTACATTCAAACACTTCATCTTCTACAGTGCTTAACTGGATTGGATCTAAATCAAGCTCACTGTGTGGTAATCTGAACTTAAGAAAAATCGTTTTTTTTAGTAACTCTTGTAGGGATCTTCTCAAATTAGCCTCTTTAGAAGTTCAAGTTATGGCATCGCCTTATGGTAATTTAATTGCATACAATGGCATAGTCTAAGATCAAAAAATACGCATCTTTCAGATATTCAGCAGTTTATCTCCATCAAACGCGGTCCATTATGCTTGCTTTTTGCTTTCCGTTACTAAAAGTATTGCAAAAGTCATTTGTCGATCGCTGCTCTTTCATTAAGTACAACTCACTTTGGGGCAAAAGTTTGTTGTCATACCAAGTTGTACGATGATGAGTAGTATCGATATAGCTCTAGATGAGATCAAAAAACCGCCTAGTCGGCGGTTATTGATTCCTCACTTTTTCTAGCTCTTGCCATATCCGTTCGGATTCTTTCTTGTTCGACTCAACCCTTGCGACCATGGTGATATCAGTGTGGCCCATTTATTGTGCCAAGTAACTCACGTTGACGTTAGCATAGGTGATCATCCAACTGGCGTAGGTATGTCGAAGTTGATACTGATTATGGTAACGGACGTCTCCTTTTTTACACAGTGGCGACCCCATTCGGCTGGGCGCATGTTTGCCGTAATGTTTTAACCGTTGGAAGAATGAAAACTCATACGCTCTATATCCAATGGAGTGGTGGTATTGGTCATTTTAGCGATCAGTCCCCCAATTCGTTTACGCATCTCACGTCTATCCACAATCATATCTAGAGCGCCATGCTCTAAGAGGTGTTGCCCTTTTGGAAGAGCGGTTGGATATACGGCTATTTGATAGAACGACACGCCGCATTGCAGCGACGGATGCGGGTGATCATCTTTTTTATTTGCGTACACAACCATTGTTGGAAAAGCTGAATGATGCTCTTGAGGAGGTGACTCTTCATGCAAACCAAGTAATAGGCCAGCTTAACGTGTTAATGCCTGACTCACCGGCCTTAGCTCAAGCCGTGGTTTCTTTTTGTCTCCGGCACCCCTCTATTTCATTATGTTGTGATACGAGCATCAGCCCGAAAGAGGATCTGCTTGATGGTTTTGACATCGTTTTAAGTTTTCATCGGGGTAAGCTCGAAGATAACCGTTGGGTTGCTCAAGAGATTAAACGGTGGCCAAGTGCTGTTGTGGCATCGCCCCAAATACTACAGCGCTTTCCAAGACCCTTTCAAATGAGTGATTTAAAACATGTTCCATGTATTAATAGCTTTACCGCAATAAATGGAGCGCCATGGATATTTAAAAACGCTAAAGGTGAGCTGATTATTCAAAAAGTACAATCGGCTTTTAAAGTGAACAGTGGGCATCTTGCCAAAACAGGGGCAATATCTGGTTTAGGCTTTGCGATACTTCCTACCGAATTTTGCCAGTCAGAGATAGAGGCAGGGACTTTGGAAGTGGTTGAAATGGAATATCAACCCAGCTGATCTTGTTCTATATGCTTTTTATTCCTCTAGAAAGCACTTAGCTAAGAAAATTAAGATGTTTATTGAACATCTGAAGTATCACGCAAATCTCGTCAACTGAACTGAATACTTGATTCGAAAGACATTGGGGCTTTGTTGCGAAACTCAGCCCCACAATAAACCCACCCCATTAGATGTATAAGAGGCAACATGGCAATTTGGCTCAGGGTTGGGTTTGGCTGCTAACT
This genomic window from Vibrio mimicus contains:
- a CDS encoding LysR family transcriptional regulator, which codes for MLLPKLIALLPDLATFIVVVNEGSFTAAASKLGVTPSALSKLITRLEQALSVKLFERTTRKLIITQAGQKVYDQSLLMVNAAQQAIEISSSEHAEPAGALTVAAPEAFLNSVLQPFVVPFLAQYPHIQLKLRAADGDIDLFKYNIDVAFRLTDKPDENLVLRELCKTNLVLCASPEYLAQRGTPIHPTDLAEHDCLYLAETDKDHIWTFAKGRETHTVAVSGRYAVNQSQLRLTGVKNHLGIGIFHDFVVQDALAAGKVVQVLQEWNIKSNYHGAIAMQYAQTKYMPARLRVFIDFVLEHLSPKLNGKESTC
- a CDS encoding O-acetylhomoserine aminocarboxypropyltransferase/cysteine synthase family protein, giving the protein MKDETLAIHFGYTTDPTTKSVATPIYQTVAYEFDNAQHGADLFNLAVPGNIYTRIMNPTNDVLEKRMAALEGGIGALVVSAGSAAINYAILTLAQAGDNIVSTPQLYGGTYTLFAHMLPSQGIEVRFAKDDRPESLIELIDDKTKAVYCESIGNPAGNIIDLQRLADLAHAKGVPMMVDNTVASPALCKPIHFGADIVVHSLTKYCGGHGTTLGGVIVDSGKFPWAQHKDRFPVFNQPEPSYHGVVYTEAFGDAAFIGRARTVPLRNTGSALSPMNAFMILQGLETLPLRMERHTENALKVAQYLKQHPKVSWVSYAGLEDSPYYALAQKYMGGKPSAILSFGLKDGYEAGVRFYDALQIFKRLVNIGDAKSLACHPASTTHRQMSEEEQFKAGVKPEMIRLSVGIEHIDDILADLEQALNA
- a CDS encoding glycine C-acetyltransferase, with translation MSSAFYQQIRTQLGEVKAEGLYKSERVITSQQQAAVEISTGEEVLNFCANNYLGLANHPALIEAAKDGMDSHGFGMASVRFICGTQDIHKQLEQKLSQFLGKEDTILYTSCFDANAGLFETLLDKEDAIISDALNHASIIDGVRLCKAMRFRYSNNNMQELEEQLIAADAAGARHKLIVTDGVFSMDGVVANLPAICDLADKYNALVMVDDSHAVGFMGANSRGTHEYHDVIDRIDIITGTLGKAMGGASGGYTSGKKEVIDWLRQRSRPYLFSNSVAPSIVAASLRVLDLLQESGDLRERLWENAAHFRTRMEAAGFTMGGADHAIIPIMLGDAKVAAEFAERALAKGIYVIGFSFPVVPKGQARIRTQMSAAHSREQLDKAIDAFIEVGRDMGLI
- the tdh gene encoding L-threonine 3-dehydrogenase, giving the protein MKIKALSKLKPEQGIWMNEVDMPELGHNDLLIKIKKTAICGTDVHIYNWDEWSQKTIPVPMVVGHEYVGEVVGIGQEVRGFQIGDRVSGEGHITCGHCRNCRGGRTHLCRNTIGVGVNRTGCFSEYLVIPAFNAFKIPDGISDDLASIFDPFGNAVHTALSFDLVGEDVLITGAGPIGIMAAAVAKHVGARHVVITDVNEYRLDLARKMGVTRAVNVAEQNLEEVMKELGMTEGFDVGLEMSGVPSAFSAMLKTMNYGGRIALLGIPPSSMAIDWNQVIFKGLVIKGIYGREMFETWYKMASLIQSGLDISPIITHHFKVDDFQKGFDIMRSGASGKVILDWQ
- a CDS encoding helicase-related protein produces the protein MDRFKEASFIIKSVNEYQLGTMDEPSFIKAICGYFDCIKKQNLTKSDLKFLKYISNMCGIPHYYDLMVGKFGHEDRINDFDLNTLSSSIYESTLYVDEKVKLHKYQKQVINLFNKDCNNRYFLSATTSFGKTFLIYEIIKKLEYKNVALIFPTIALLSENYERLFTNDSYRFFYDEFNIHTLSDVDDLDDDNKNIFIYTPERYLSFVDKYPDIKMDFVFVDEIYKIDNEYLIDTSNKENERDTAYRVALQNILSKTPDILLVGPYIKFPDKTSVTVNQSFNTFLNNNSFQIIDYNNYEIVNKSINVLHGRNNEIDSQLSIDLYGWGKNIGLKISKVYQEILNINENAIVYTRGAGTAEGYVKKSILAHVNNDNDKSDLLVKFINHLKSEFSFSDSWVIIEALENRVGIHHGLVPKYIQKEIINFFNQGDLDLLVSTTTITEGVNTSAKNLIVTNSRKGNKPLKTFDAKNIAGRAGRFLHHFSGRVIVLDKKFKDI
- a CDS encoding HamA C-terminal domain-containing protein, translating into MRRSLQELLKKTIFLKFRLPHSELDLDPIQLSTVEDEVFECTSDNALSEIIYNSIIEYSFNEFDLQDCELDSLLSVALKTKIKYKEYQTQETKIKYGFYGEVLLYLMLCQFYNSSPLISRGYFYNPLENSETKGYDSYHLIEGEEKIELWFGEVKFRTTLDSGAKSAIEGLEKAFSDGYLEDNILAIVNHRNNLGVKGSKLESVIDSWVKNPTINIIDEVKKYKMKLVYPVFLIYPSDCSDLESQIKKTVKYINDKFSKKSYSLSIDYELFFMLMPVGNVKNIKEEVIAWIDSKKPLLS
- a CDS encoding integrase yields the protein MGHTDITMVARVESNKKESERIWQELEKVRNQ